A single Penaeus vannamei isolate JL-2024 chromosome 22, ASM4276789v1, whole genome shotgun sequence DNA region contains:
- the LOC138865708 gene encoding octapeptide-repeat protein T2-like, whose amino-acid sequence MFEENKEAQIGGEGMRRTSEGMIEENRKAQVRRGGMRRTSKGIFEENRKAQVRRGGMRRTSEGMFEENREAQAREGRMRRISEGMFEENREAQGRGRGMRRISEEMFEENREAQGREGGMRRTSEGMIEENREAQVRAGGMRRSSEGQG is encoded by the coding sequence ATGTTTGAGGAAAACAAAGAGGCACAaattggaggagaaggaatgaggaggactAGTGAAGGGATGATTGAGGAAAACAGAAAGGCgcaagtgagaagaggaggaatgaggagaactAGTAAAGGGATATTTGAGGAAAACAGAAAGGCgcaagtgagaagaggaggaatgaggagaactAGCGAAGGGATGTTTGAGGAAAACAGAGAGGCACAAGCGAGAGAAGGACGAATGAGAAGAATTAGTGAGGGAATGTTTGAGGAAAACAGAGAGGCacaagggagaggacgaggaatgAGGAGAATTAGTGAGGAGATGTTTGAGGAAAACAGAGAGGcacaagggagagaaggaggaatgaggagaactAGCGAAGGGATGATTGAGGAAAACAGAGAGGCACAAGTGAGAgcaggaggaatgaggagatCTAGTGAGGGGCAAGGGTGA